A stretch of the Panicum virgatum strain AP13 chromosome 9N, P.virgatum_v5, whole genome shotgun sequence genome encodes the following:
- the LOC120692239 gene encoding putative disease resistance protein RGA1 has protein sequence MAEILLSSFAMSILRKVSSFATGHGIAKITSAWNVQKELSKLETSLRFICGVLLDAESKHTTSTSLKEWLEKLKDAVYDIDDILDDISTEALICRADKRVVTQAKSLLISPFVFSRRIREIREKLDEIAVNRRDFGLRELTLDGQNSSMENNKRQTYSFLYQPDIVGRDLDRDEIVHNILRAADSYALFVLPILGLGGIGKTALAKMVFHDVRVNKKFSKMIWACISDEFDMKKILQDIIESATGEICKHLNLEHLQIKLVRILQNHNYFLVLDDMWTDNVNKWKDLKHLLSSGAKGSVIIVTTRKSTVASVVGSSKPHKVGALQFQECMQIFTRCAFGEGEEEKFPKLLKIGKSIVDKCAGVPLAVKTLGSLLRTKRREKEWLRVRDDGLWEIKQDEDDILPVLKLSYNALPTDLKPCLSYLSIFPKDYLYYTRCIVMLWMAQGLLHSNSRSEASEDVGYSYINELMGSSFFQDALMTFDESMPHCKMHDIVHDLARYVLGRDLAIVSCETSEVSETIRHLVWDRKEFLQEQEFPKELTKARKARTFATSYNHGVMSKSFLEVLLSKFSFLRVLILSEVSIDELPDSVGNLKHLRYLDLTWNRSIRFLPNTLHRLLNLQTLDLFHCDQLLELPRDMDKLMNLRYFSLTSKLKCLPEVGIRSWTSLTSLQLHSCSELTSLTEGIGFLTALQTLWINDCPKLPSLPASMKHLSSLQELYIDNCLELDLMETAEAMEGLRSLRTLQIVGLPKLGHLPESLCSASDTLQYLLIKHCVRLSKLPNCLQDFTSLQRVIIMDCPGCMRSNGDDYNLIRRHVPEVYIEE, from the coding sequence ATGGCCGAAATACTTCTGTCGAGTTTTGCTATGTCGATTCTCCGAAAAGTTTCTTCCTTTGCTACTGGACATGGCATAGCTAAGATTACATCAGCCTGGAATGTACAAAAAGAACTGAGCAAATTAGAAACTTCTTTGCGATTTATTTGTGGGGTTCTTCTTGATGCGGAGAGCAAACATACTACTTCTACTTCACTCAAGGAATGGCTGGAAAAGCTCAAAGATGCTGTCTATGACATCGATGATATTCTGGATGATATCTCAACGGAAGCTTTGATATGTCGAGCTGACAAGCGTGTGGTCACTCAAGCCAAAAGTCTACTTATTTCTCCTTTTGTATTTAGCCGAAGAATAAGAGAAATTCGTGAAAAGCTTGATGAGATAGCTGTTAACAGAAGGGACTTTGGACTGCGCGAGTTGACACTGGATGGCCAAAACTCTTCCATGGAAAACAACAAGAGGCAAACATATTCGTTTTTGTACCAGCCGGACATAGTTGGGAGGGATCTTGACAGAGATGAGATTGTTCATAACATACTGAGAGCTGCAGATTCTTATGCTCTTTTTGTTCTTCCTATTCTTGGGCTTGGAGGAATCGGGAAAACTGCACTGGCGAAGATGGTGTTTCATGATGTACGAGTGAACAAGAAGTTCAGCAAAATGATATGGGCTTGTATCTCCGATGAATTCGATATGAAGAAGATACTGCAAGACATAATAGAGTCTGCCACTGGTGAAATTTGCAAGCATCTAAACTTGGAACACTTGCAAATAAAACTCGTAAGAATCTTGCAGAATCATAACTATTTCCTTGTGTTGGATGATATGTGGACTGATAATGTAAATAAATGGAAAGACCTAAAGCATTTGTTGTCAAGTGGCGCTAAAGGAAGCGTCATAATCGTTACCACACGCAAGTCTACGGTTGCATCTGTTGTGGGGAGTTCAAAGCCGCACAAGGTGGGTGCACTTCAGTTTCAAGAGTGTATGCAAATTTTTACTAGATGTGCATTCGGAGAAGGCGAGGAGGAGAAATTTCCAAAACTATTAAAAATTGGAAAATCCATAGTCGACAAATGTGCTGGAGTACCATTGGCAGTAAAAACATTGGGTTCTCTGTTACGTACCAAGCGAAGAGAGAAAGAATGGTTGCGTGTGAGAGACGATGGCTTATGGGAAATCAAACAAGATGAGGATGATATTTTACCAGTGCTGAAGTTAAGCTACAACGCACTCCCAACCGATCTGAAACCATGTCTTTCCTATTTATCCATATTTCCGAAGGACTATTTGTATTACACAAGGTGCATAGTAATGTTATGGATGGCCCAAGGACTTCTGCACTCAAACAGCAGGAGTGAAGCGTCAGAAGACGTCGGCTATAGTTACATTAATGAACTAATGGGAAGTTCCTTTTTTCAGGACGCCCTAATGACTTTTGATGAAAGTATGCCACATTGCAAGATGCATGATATTGTACATGACCTAGCCAGATATGTCTTGGGCAGAGATCTAGCTATTGTGAGCTGTGAAACATCAGAAGTTTCAGAAACTATCAGGCATCTCGTATGGGACCGTAAGGAGTTCTTGCAAGAGCAAGAATTCCCAAAGGAGTTAACCAAAGCAAGAAAGGCTCGAACATTTGCTACTTCATATAATCATGGTGTAATGAGCAAATCATTCCTGGAAGTGTTGCTATCCAAGTTTTCGTTTCTACGTGTCCTGATTTTATCGGAAGTTAGCATTGATGAACTCCCAGATTCAGTTGGGAATTTGAAGCACCTAAGGTATCTTGACCTCACATGGAACAGAAGCATAAGATTCCTTCCAAATACCCTACACAGGCTGTTAAATCTCCAGACCCTTGATCTTTTTCACTGTGACCAACTATTGGAGCTGCCAAGAGATATGGACAAATTAATGAACCTCAGGTACTTTAGCCTCACATCAAAGCTAAAGTGTTTGCCAGAAGTAGGAATTCGTAGCTGGACTTCCTTAACATCCCTGCAGCTCCATTCTTGCAGTGAATTAACATCACTGACAGAAGGGATTGGCTTCCTAACTGCCCTGCAAACATTGTGGATCAACGATTGCCCAAAGCTTCCATCTCTCCCTGCAAGCATGAagcacctctcctctctccagGAGTTGTATATCGACAATTGCCTGGAGCTAGATTTAATGGAAACAGCAGAGGCCATGGAAGGGTTGCGGAGTCTTCGGACATTACAGATTGTTGGACTGCCAAAATTAGGGCATCTTCCAGAGAGTCTGTGTTCTGCTTCGGACACTCTTCAGTACTTACTCATTAAGCACTGCGTCCGGCTAAGCAAGCTTCCAAATTGCCTGCAAGATTTCACTTCTCTTCAGAGGGTAATCATTATGGATTGCCCAGGATGCATGCGAAGTAATGGTGACGATTACAATCTCATCCGCCGCCACGTTCCTGAAGTCTATATTGAGGAATAA